The region TCTCCGGCTATGTGACCCAGCCACTGCTGCGGTTGTCGACGATCTGGCAGAGCATCCAGGAACTGCGGGTCAGCTTCGAGCGTCTTGCCGACGTGATTGACACCCCCGAGGAATCCGATGAGGTGGATAAATCCAAGGTGATGCTGCCGCCGTTAATGGGGGAGGTGCGGTTCGAGGATCTCTCCTTCCGTTTCCGCCCCGGACAACCGGAGGTGTTGAAGGACATCAATCTGGAGATCAAGGCTGGCACCTTCGTTGGCATCGTTGGCCAGAGCGGCAGCGGCAAGAGCACCCTGATGAAGCTGCTGCCTCGGCTCTATGAGCCGGGTGACGGGCGGATCCTGATCGACGGTTACGACATCGCCAAGGTGGAGCTCTATTCACTGCGCCGACAGATCGGCATTGTTCCTCAGGATCCGTTGTTGTTCAGCGGCACCGTCAGCGAGAACATCGCGTTGACGAATCCGGAAGCGTCCAGTGAGGAGATCGTGCGTGCGGCCCGCCTGGCCAATGCCCACGACTTCATCATGGAGCTGCCCAGTGGTTACAGCACACCGGTGGGTGAACGGGGGGCGTCCCTCAGTGGTGGCCAACGGCAGCGGGTGGCAATTGCTCGGACCCTGCTGAGCAATCCCAAGTTGCTGGTGATGGACGAAGCCACCAGCGCCCTTGACTATGAAACCGAGCGCAAGGTCTGCGACAACCTGCTCGAGAACCTGGATGACCAGACGGTGTTTTTCATTACCCACCGCCTGTCCACCATCCGTCAGGCCGACGTGATTGTGATGCTGCACCAGGGGGCCGTGGTCGAGGTCGGCACCCATGAGGAGCTGATGAAGCATCGGGGTCGCTACTACGCCCTTTACCGCCAGCAGGAGAGCACCTGACCATGAAGCTCAATCCGTTCAAGCGCGATACCCCAGCGCCCAACCAGGAGTCCACAGCCCTCGTCACCTACGACGAATCGGTGCTGCAGCAGGGACGTTTCTGGATGAAGACGGTCACCTGGACCTTGATCGGCACCACGGTGTTCGGTGTGGCCTGGCTGGCCCTGGCCCGAACAGAAGAGATCGTTGTGGCCCCCGGCCAGCTGGAGCCGGTGGGGTCCGTGCAGGACATTCAGATGCCCGTGGGTGGTGTGGCGGATCAGATCCTGGTGCAGGAAGGGGACTCCGTGAAGGTTGGTCAGGTGCTGATGAAGTTGGACACCGAAGCCACGGAAGAACAGCGTCTCAGTCTTGAAACAACCATCAAGCTCAAGCATGAGCAGCTCCGTCTGAAGGACCAGGAGAAGCAGCGCTATCTCCAGGTGAACAACGAGGAGGTGCAGATGCTGGAGAACAACCTCGAGCTTCAGTCCGAGATCCTTGAGCGATTCGAAGAGTTAGAGGAAGCTGGAGCGACCTCTGAGCTCCAATATCTCAGCCAACAGAACGCTGTCGAGGAGACCCGCGGTCGTCTGCTGCAGACCAAGGCGGACCGTCTGCGGCAGGTGGCGCTGCTTGAGCAACAGGTGGCGCAGCTCAATTCGGAACTGGCCGACCTGACGGGCCGTTTGGCCGAAGCACGGGTCACCCTCCGCTATCAGCAGCTGAAGTCTCCGGTGGATGGCGTGGTGTTTGATCTGAAGCCAACGGCCACGGGCTTCACTGCACAGTCCACCCAGACGGTGATGAAGGTTGTCCCTTACGGATCTTTGGAAGCGAAGGTGGAGGTGCCGAGTAACAAGATCGGTTTCGTCACGATTCCACCTGGATGCCCCAAGGATCTTGAGAGCTGCATGAAAGCTGACATCAGCATTGATTCCTACCCATCCACAGATTTCGGGGTATTGGAAGGGAAGGTGACCCGCATCGGTTCCGATGCTCTGCCGCCGGATCCCCAGGAGCAACGTCAAGAACTGAGCTTTCCCGTCACGGTCAAGCTTGATCAGCAGACGTTGGCGCTGAAAAGCGGTACCTCACTGCCGTTGCAGGTGGGCATGAGCCTGACGGCCAACATCAAGCTGCGCAAGGTGTCCTACCTGCAACTGTTGTTGGGTGAATTCCAAGACAAGGCTGAATCGCTGCAGCGCCTCTGAGCCGGATGCGGATCCTTTTCGTTCACCAGAACTTTCCCGGTCAGTACGTGCACATCGTGCAGCGTCTGGCCCAACAGGGGCAGCACCAGCTCGTGGCCTTGGGCATCAATCCTCTGGATCGAGGGCGTGGCATGCCCGAGAGCCTCAACCATTTCCGTTACCGCCTCGATCGAGGCAACACCGAGGGAGTTCATCCCCTTGTGATGGAGACGGAAACCAAGGTCATTCGAGCGGAGGGCTGTGCCCGAGCAGCTGAGCAGCTCAAGGCAAAGGGCTTCACGCCAGATTTGATCTGTGCCCATCCCGGGTGGGGTGAACCACTGTTTCTGAAGGCGATCTGGCCTGATACGCCCCTGCTTTGCTACCAAGAATTTTTCTACAACGAGTTCGGCTTCGACTCCAACTTCGATCCGGAATTCCAGGACAACCGCGGTTGGCAAGAGCAGGCGAAGCTCACGATGAAAAACGCCTATCTGCATCTCACCCTCGAGCAGGCGGATTGGAACATCTCTCCCACGCACTTTCAGGCCAGCAGCTTTCCCGAGCACTGGCGGCGTCGGATAAGCGTGATCCATGACGGTGTGGACACAAGTAAGGCCGTTCCTAATTCAGCCCCGGGGCCGCTCAAGCTTCCCGATGGCACTCTTCTTGAAAAGGGACAACTGATCGTCACCTTTGTGAATCGCTGTCTGGAGCCCTATCGGGGCTGTCATACGTTCATTCGAGCTATTCCTGAGCTGCAACAGAGCAACCCTGAGGCCCGTTTGGTGATCGTGGGACAAACCAAGGGGGTGAGTTACGGAGCTGCGTGTTCCGACGGTGAATGGAAGGATCGGTTTCTGGCAGAGATCGAGGGTCAGTACGACCCAAGCCGTGTGCACTTCACGGGCACGCTGCCTTATGGCCAATTTGTGCCACTCCTGCAGCTCAGTGCTTGCCACGTCTATCTCACCTATCCATTTGTGATGAGCTGGAGCCTGCTGGAGGCTATGGCCTGTGGTTGTGCTGTCGTAGGGTCCAACACCGCACCGGTGCGTGAAGCTATTCGCCATGGCCAGAACGGCCTCTTGGTGGATTTTTTTGCTCCTGCGGATCTTGCTGCTGCTGTTACCGAGTTGCTGCAGGACCGAGAGCTGGCAGTGGCTTTCGGTCAGGCTGCACGACGCACGGTCGAGGCCACCTATGAGCTGGACTCTTGTGTGACCCGACAACTGGCATTAATGGATCTGGTGGCCAGCGGCAGCATTAGCGACTGAGTTCACCGGGCAGACTGTTTCGTTGTTTTCGCATCCGGCACGTGACTCAGCTCCAAAGTCTTAGGGGCATGGTCGATCTCCTCCCGGAGGCTGTGCAGCGCTGGCAGGCCGTTGAAGCTGTTGCACGGGAGCATTTTCGCCGCTCTGGTTTCGGCGAGATCCGCACGCCTCTCCTGGAAACAACCGACCTGTTCTGTCGCGGAATCGGTGAGGCCACCGATGTTGTCGGCAAAGAAATGTACAGCTTCACAGATCGCGGTGAGCGCGCCTGCACACTGCGGCCGGAGGGCACCGCGTCGGTGGTGCGGGCGGCGCTGCAACACGGCCTGTTGAGCCAAGGTGCGCAGAAGCTTTGGTATGCCGGCCCGATGTTCCGATACGAGCGGCCCCAGGCCGGTCGACAGCGTCAGTTCCACCAGATTGGGGTGGAGTGGCTTGGCGCGGAAAGTGCCCGCTGTGACGTTGAGGTGATTGCTCTCGCCTGGGATCTGCTTGCCCGTCTCGGAGTGGGGGGCCTTGAGCTGGAAATCAACAGCCTCGGTTCTCCCGAGGATCGCCAGGTTTATCGAGCAGCACTGGTGAATTGGCTGG is a window of Synechococcus sp. A15-24 DNA encoding:
- a CDS encoding HlyD family efflux transporter periplasmic adaptor subunit codes for the protein MKLNPFKRDTPAPNQESTALVTYDESVLQQGRFWMKTVTWTLIGTTVFGVAWLALARTEEIVVAPGQLEPVGSVQDIQMPVGGVADQILVQEGDSVKVGQVLMKLDTEATEEQRLSLETTIKLKHEQLRLKDQEKQRYLQVNNEEVQMLENNLELQSEILERFEELEEAGATSELQYLSQQNAVEETRGRLLQTKADRLRQVALLEQQVAQLNSELADLTGRLAEARVTLRYQQLKSPVDGVVFDLKPTATGFTAQSTQTVMKVVPYGSLEAKVEVPSNKIGFVTIPPGCPKDLESCMKADISIDSYPSTDFGVLEGKVTRIGSDALPPDPQEQRQELSFPVTVKLDQQTLALKSGTSLPLQVGMSLTANIKLRKVSYLQLLLGEFQDKAESLQRL
- a CDS encoding glycosyltransferase family 4 protein: MRILFVHQNFPGQYVHIVQRLAQQGQHQLVALGINPLDRGRGMPESLNHFRYRLDRGNTEGVHPLVMETETKVIRAEGCARAAEQLKAKGFTPDLICAHPGWGEPLFLKAIWPDTPLLCYQEFFYNEFGFDSNFDPEFQDNRGWQEQAKLTMKNAYLHLTLEQADWNISPTHFQASSFPEHWRRRISVIHDGVDTSKAVPNSAPGPLKLPDGTLLEKGQLIVTFVNRCLEPYRGCHTFIRAIPELQQSNPEARLVIVGQTKGVSYGAACSDGEWKDRFLAEIEGQYDPSRVHFTGTLPYGQFVPLLQLSACHVYLTYPFVMSWSLLEAMACGCAVVGSNTAPVREAIRHGQNGLLVDFFAPADLAAAVTELLQDRELAVAFGQAARRTVEATYELDSCVTRQLALMDLVASGSISD